In a single window of the Leptospira sanjuanensis genome:
- a CDS encoding STAS domain-containing protein, with amino-acid sequence MARVEFDSLYIETTKTSLPNKDVQLVVFNGKVTNSNSFEISRKIHFIFEEEVYNIILDLSALEYINSVGVATILTLIKTVDQHSGKIVIGGLNHFLENVIRLMELPKKVEIYHSVDEAKKAFA; translated from the coding sequence ATGGCGAGAGTAGAATTCGATTCATTGTATATTGAGACTACAAAAACGAGTCTCCCCAATAAGGACGTCCAGCTCGTCGTGTTTAACGGCAAGGTGACGAACTCCAATTCGTTCGAGATTTCCCGTAAAATTCATTTTATCTTCGAGGAAGAAGTCTACAATATCATTCTCGATCTTTCAGCGCTCGAATACATCAACAGCGTCGGCGTGGCTACGATTCTTACCTTGATCAAAACAGTGGATCAGCATTCCGGCAAGATCGTGATCGGAGGATTGAATCACTTTTTGGAAAACGTGATTCGTTTGATGGAACTTCCGAAAAAGGTCGAGATCTATCATTCCGTGGACGAGGCAAAGAAGGCTTTCGCGTAA
- a CDS encoding HEAT repeat domain-containing protein translates to MSSFFKIRNVSFYVVLLSSLSLSGLKAESISISKQNGGLAKQVDAPDDSAETPGSGESSTDGNSSGGLNVDDPRNLTEESDGVSSYEKRKRKDLTPKERQEIDYDLSLKKGILTVFRAEAEKRYKVLDRIALTHSIPRVRAAAVLAIGRMGKGGVKTLHHVIERDGEAVRQAAYKALADIGSPSSLDYFFRGIKSNDPDIQFSSWRGMGKTKDPSARDILIRQGIRSSRTEIVKASILGLAAFQVNDDLKLFKTYLESEDPELQKTAIEALGIHKTRASLRILEQTLETKPELVRNIIEAIGQNTSLYGTYSFIRILESSTSDELTQRVLAQLYLRKAFYQFGTVQVEGGFSQENPYPTSRKMRNLTVGEVGKILKKSDRRFIQKVGDKYAEDHYYLLLLESKNPESYYETFQSWVFGPYLKIRTIIAPPKEKKKGKGKYRRKENKFTPASEMEETDPAANPSETENQPSNEGGQTPEN, encoded by the coding sequence ATGTCCTCATTTTTTAAAATTCGAAACGTATCGTTTTACGTTGTTCTTCTTTCTTCTTTGAGTCTTTCCGGTCTGAAAGCGGAATCGATTTCAATTTCGAAACAAAACGGCGGGCTCGCAAAACAAGTCGACGCGCCGGACGATTCCGCGGAAACTCCGGGTTCGGGAGAATCGTCTACGGACGGAAACTCTTCCGGCGGTTTGAACGTGGACGATCCGCGAAATCTTACGGAGGAATCGGACGGAGTTTCTTCGTATGAAAAAAGAAAACGAAAGGACCTCACACCGAAAGAAAGACAAGAGATCGATTACGATCTTTCCCTCAAAAAAGGAATTCTGACCGTCTTCCGCGCGGAAGCGGAAAAACGTTATAAGGTTTTGGATCGGATCGCGCTCACGCATTCGATTCCGAGAGTGCGCGCCGCCGCGGTTTTAGCCATCGGAAGAATGGGAAAAGGCGGAGTAAAGACGCTGCACCACGTAATCGAACGGGACGGGGAAGCGGTAAGACAGGCCGCCTACAAGGCGTTAGCCGATATCGGTTCTCCATCTTCCTTGGATTACTTTTTCAGAGGAATCAAGTCGAACGATCCGGACATTCAGTTTTCCTCCTGGAGAGGAATGGGTAAAACCAAGGATCCTTCGGCGCGGGACATTTTGATCCGCCAGGGAATCCGTTCTTCCAGAACCGAAATCGTCAAGGCCTCCATCTTGGGTTTGGCCGCGTTTCAGGTAAACGACGACCTCAAACTCTTTAAAACGTATTTGGAATCGGAAGATCCCGAACTTCAAAAGACCGCGATCGAAGCGTTGGGAATTCATAAAACCCGAGCGTCGCTTAGAATTTTGGAACAAACCCTCGAAACAAAACCGGAACTCGTGCGCAACATCATCGAGGCGATCGGCCAGAACACGAGCCTTTACGGAACCTATTCGTTTATTAGAATATTAGAAAGTTCCACTTCGGACGAATTGACCCAAAGGGTTTTGGCGCAGCTTTATCTGAGAAAGGCTTTTTATCAATTCGGAACGGTTCAAGTAGAAGGCGGTTTTTCGCAAGAAAATCCGTATCCTACATCCCGCAAGATGCGAAACCTAACCGTGGGAGAAGTCGGAAAGATTTTGAAGAAGAGCGATCGCCGTTTTATACAAAAGGTCGGAGATAAATACGCGGAAGATCATTACTACCTTCTTCTTCTTGAATCCAAGAATCCGGAAAGTTATTACGAAACGTTCCAATCCTGGGTGTTCGGTCCTTACTTAAAGATCAGAACGATCATCGCTCCTCCGAAAGAGAAAAAGAAAGGCAAAGGAAAGTATCGGAGAAAGGAAAACAAATTCACTCCCGCTTCGGAGATGGAAGAAACCGATCCTGCGGCCAATCCTTCCGAAACGGAGAATCAACCTTCCAATGAAGGCGGGCAAACTCCGGAGAATTGA
- a CDS encoding response regulator — translation MKKSVLIVDDNDRYANNLKVWFEKKGFETVRAIDAAQGWEIYSKDKNRFHTIVTDITMETQTSGLWMIRRIHKDGYQGNKIIATTGFDFPGVMFFSASILPWFAGIGWMVPKVPLKEGTVVFLPTALKRRTTFESVV, via the coding sequence ATGAAAAAAAGCGTTTTGATCGTGGACGACAACGACCGCTACGCGAACAACCTCAAGGTTTGGTTTGAAAAAAAGGGATTCGAGACCGTGCGCGCGATCGACGCTGCCCAAGGTTGGGAAATTTATTCCAAAGATAAGAATCGGTTTCATACGATCGTGACGGATATCACGATGGAAACGCAAACGTCCGGCCTTTGGATGATCCGCAGGATTCACAAGGACGGGTATCAGGGAAACAAAATCATCGCGACCACCGGTTTCGATTTTCCCGGCGTGATGTTTTTTTCGGCTTCGATTCTTCCTTGGTTTGCCGGAATCGGTTGGATGGTTCCTAAGGTTCCGCTCAAGGAAGGAACGGTTGTGTTCCTTCCCACTGCGCTGAAACGAAGAACGACCTTTGAATCCGTTGTTTAA
- a CDS encoding ABC transporter ATP-binding protein has product MKFFFRLLSYSVRYKYRFSLGIVFALLTAILNAVSLTALIPLFDSLGNDKQTRFQLQMTLPEQRILLKQKVFGEESLDGLERTKLLLIDAKEWVNGRTKGLEPKEVVWAICIIVMPLYLLKLITYLLSVFCIATAGYKAVRDIRQELFEKNQLLPLTYFFKEKTGLMMSRIINDVEVVAAVISSNFRDATINFFYVVTHLMVLLYLNTELLLIACLTVPVIILPVTLFTRKITKSTARSQEKMADLNANIQEMISGIKVIRVFNSETYEQEKFGKINHNVYRRNFKGQFYLQIAPSLVELTSSIVVLGFFAAGASLIYNGRFTQGEFMAFLLTLLFLLRPLTQLSQMVGKITQSIASGKRIFEIIDLETEDHSEESKVAASPLSQSIEFKNLFFSYPGTNAAVLKDINLKVKKGETIALIGASGCGKSTLMDLLPRFFDPTSGSIEFDGVDVRDISLGDLRKKIGIVTQDIFLFHGTVADNIAYGKPGATRKDVIRAARLAHAHDFIKQMDKGYDSILGVRGLNLSGGQRQRLVIARALLRDPEIMILDEATSALDVESERLVSDALRRLYANRTTFVIAHRLSTIKDIPRIIVMDNGKIVEEGNHNSLYEQNGIYRKLSDNQFAANNGVLP; this is encoded by the coding sequence ATGAAGTTTTTTTTCAGACTTCTATCGTATTCCGTACGTTATAAGTATCGATTCTCGCTCGGAATCGTTTTCGCATTATTGACCGCGATCTTAAACGCGGTCTCTTTAACGGCGCTCATCCCTTTATTCGATTCTCTCGGCAACGATAAACAAACCCGCTTTCAACTGCAGATGACCCTGCCCGAACAGAGAATTCTACTGAAACAAAAGGTATTCGGGGAAGAATCCCTGGACGGTCTCGAACGAACCAAACTTCTTTTGATCGACGCGAAAGAATGGGTCAACGGAAGAACGAAAGGTCTCGAACCGAAAGAAGTTGTTTGGGCGATCTGCATCATCGTGATGCCATTGTATCTTCTCAAATTGATTACGTATTTATTATCCGTTTTCTGCATCGCAACCGCGGGTTACAAGGCGGTGAGGGACATACGACAGGAACTTTTCGAAAAGAATCAGCTTCTTCCTTTGACGTATTTCTTTAAGGAAAAGACCGGTCTGATGATGAGCCGTATCATCAACGACGTCGAAGTCGTGGCCGCGGTGATTTCAAGCAACTTCCGGGACGCTACGATCAACTTCTTTTATGTAGTCACACACTTAATGGTATTATTATATTTGAATACCGAGTTGTTGTTGATCGCCTGTCTTACGGTTCCTGTCATCATTCTCCCCGTAACCTTGTTCACGAGAAAAATCACCAAGTCCACAGCGAGATCCCAGGAGAAGATGGCCGATCTCAACGCGAACATCCAAGAGATGATTTCCGGAATCAAGGTGATCCGCGTTTTTAACTCGGAAACGTACGAACAGGAAAAGTTCGGTAAGATCAATCACAACGTCTACCGAAGAAACTTCAAAGGACAGTTTTATCTTCAGATCGCGCCTTCTCTCGTCGAATTGACCTCTTCGATCGTAGTTCTCGGTTTTTTTGCGGCGGGGGCGAGTTTGATCTACAACGGAAGATTCACGCAAGGGGAATTCATGGCCTTCTTGTTGACGCTTCTGTTCTTGCTCAGACCTCTGACGCAGCTTTCGCAGATGGTCGGAAAGATCACGCAGTCCATCGCCTCCGGAAAACGAATTTTCGAAATCATCGATTTGGAAACGGAAGACCACAGCGAAGAGAGCAAGGTAGCCGCTTCTCCCTTGTCACAGAGCATCGAATTTAAGAATTTATTTTTCTCTTATCCCGGGACCAATGCAGCCGTTTTAAAAGACATCAATCTGAAAGTGAAAAAGGGCGAAACGATCGCTCTGATCGGCGCGAGCGGTTGCGGCAAGTCCACTCTCATGGACTTGCTTCCGCGGTTTTTCGATCCGACCTCCGGTTCGATCGAGTTTGACGGAGTCGATGTGCGCGACATCAGTCTCGGCGATCTTCGTAAAAAGATAGGAATCGTTACTCAGGATATTTTTCTCTTTCACGGAACGGTCGCGGATAATATCGCCTATGGAAAACCGGGGGCGACCCGCAAGGACGTGATCCGCGCGGCGAGACTTGCGCACGCACACGATTTTATCAAACAGATGGATAAAGGATACGACAGTATTCTCGGAGTTCGAGGTTTGAATCTTTCCGGCGGACAAAGGCAACGTCTCGTGATCGCCCGCGCTTTGTTGCGCGACCCGGAAATCATGATCTTGGACGAAGCGACTTCCGCTCTCGACGTGGAATCGGAGCGACTCGTAAGCGACGCTCTCCGAAGATTGTACGCCAACAGAACCACATTCGTAATCGCTCATAGACTTTCCACGATCAAAGACATTCCCCGGATCATCGTTATGGACAACGGCAAGATCGTGGAAGAAGGAAATCACAATTCCTTATATGAGCAAAACGGAATTTACCGAAAACTTTCGGACAATCAATTTGCGGCTAATAACGGAGTATTACCATGA
- a CDS encoding anthranilate synthase component II, with amino-acid sequence MLLLIDNYDSFTYNLYQYFCQIGNDVEVYRNDKITLNEINELKPKGIILSPGPGRPEDSKVCLDVIRELGGKLPIFGVCLGHQAIGLVHGGKIVSAPSIMHGKVSLIEHDGKDIYRGIPSPFVATRYHSLVIQPESMPKELEIASKTHDGVIMGVRHKTKKHLYGVQFHPESIMTSAGLDLVRNFSSIVQEL; translated from the coding sequence ATGCTTCTCCTCATCGACAATTACGATTCTTTCACATACAATCTCTATCAGTATTTCTGTCAGATCGGAAACGACGTCGAAGTTTATCGGAACGATAAAATCACGTTAAACGAAATCAACGAACTCAAACCGAAGGGAATCATTCTTTCTCCGGGTCCGGGTCGTCCCGAGGATTCCAAGGTTTGTCTGGACGTGATCCGAGAACTCGGCGGCAAACTTCCGATCTTCGGGGTTTGTCTAGGACATCAGGCGATCGGTCTCGTTCACGGCGGTAAAATCGTTTCCGCGCCATCGATCATGCACGGAAAGGTTTCTTTGATAGAACACGACGGTAAGGATATCTACAGAGGAATTCCTTCTCCCTTCGTTGCAACCCGTTATCATTCTCTCGTGATTCAACCCGAAAGTATGCCGAAAGAATTGGAAATCGCTTCCAAAACGCACGACGGCGTGATTATGGGAGTTCGTCACAAAACCAAAAAACATCTTTACGGAGTTCAATTTCATCCTGAATCCATCATGACCAGCGCCGGACTGGATCTGGTCAGAAACTTTTCCTCTATCGTTCAGGAGCTATGA
- the trpE gene encoding anthranilate synthase component I — METPVSLFAKWGCESSKNSFLLESVEGGEKLGRNSFLGKSPSRILQGKNGLFYITVGDEPATEIITYDPLVLLENLLGDDVYVQDYRLPPFAGGAVGFLSFSAVRYYENIPDTKPEDENAPDCYFAICDELLVVDHIDHVLRIVVNARIGEFASLKECYDSVLKKIDFIEEEIRNGVIPDEIKNPKAVHGTLQLNPNIPDEEYKKNVERAKEYIKAGDIFQVVPSRKLRFKPEVSPFQIYRGLRTVNPSPYMYYLKLGEITIVGSSPEIMVKYAGNQTYLRPIAGTRPRGKNASEDQYLEENLLADPKEIAEHIMLVDLGRNDLGRVCMPGSVRVNDFKVIEKYSHVMHIVSQCSGELDEEKTVYDLIRATLPAGTVSGAPKIRAMEIIDELETTRRAIYSGALGYISFSGESDLAIIIRTIVFYGDTAFLQAGGGVVYDSVAESELEETKNKMAALLKAVEFARNGLKGEWK, encoded by the coding sequence ATGGAGACCCCGGTCTCTCTGTTTGCAAAATGGGGATGTGAATCGTCAAAAAATTCTTTCCTGCTCGAATCCGTCGAAGGCGGTGAAAAGCTGGGGAGAAATTCCTTTCTTGGAAAATCACCTTCCCGAATTTTGCAAGGGAAGAACGGCCTTTTTTATATCACCGTCGGCGACGAACCTGCGACCGAAATCATCACATACGATCCTTTAGTGCTTCTCGAAAATCTTCTCGGAGACGACGTTTACGTTCAGGATTATCGTTTGCCTCCGTTTGCGGGCGGCGCCGTGGGGTTTTTGTCCTTCTCCGCGGTTCGTTATTACGAAAACATTCCCGATACAAAACCCGAGGATGAAAACGCGCCCGATTGTTATTTCGCGATCTGCGACGAACTTCTCGTGGTCGATCATATCGATCACGTTTTAAGAATCGTGGTCAACGCAAGAATCGGAGAATTCGCTTCCCTCAAAGAATGTTACGATAGCGTCCTCAAAAAAATCGATTTTATAGAAGAGGAAATCCGAAACGGAGTCATTCCGGACGAAATCAAAAATCCGAAAGCCGTCCACGGAACTTTACAATTAAATCCGAATATTCCGGATGAGGAATATAAGAAGAATGTCGAACGCGCCAAGGAATACATCAAGGCGGGCGATATCTTTCAAGTCGTTCCTTCTAGAAAACTCCGATTTAAGCCGGAGGTTTCTCCGTTTCAAATCTATCGCGGTTTAAGAACGGTCAATCCGAGTCCTTATATGTATTATCTGAAACTCGGTGAAATCACGATCGTGGGAAGTTCTCCCGAGATCATGGTAAAATACGCGGGCAATCAGACGTATTTGCGTCCCATCGCCGGAACTCGTCCTCGGGGTAAGAACGCGAGCGAGGATCAATATCTCGAAGAAAATCTTCTCGCGGATCCGAAGGAAATCGCGGAACATATCATGCTCGTCGATCTTGGACGCAACGATCTCGGAAGAGTTTGTATGCCGGGAAGCGTCCGCGTGAACGACTTCAAAGTCATCGAAAAATATTCTCACGTAATGCACATCGTAAGTCAATGTTCGGGAGAACTCGACGAGGAAAAAACCGTTTACGATCTGATCCGCGCGACTCTTCCCGCTGGAACGGTTTCGGGCGCTCCGAAAATCCGCGCGATGGAAATCATCGACGAATTGGAAACCACCCGCCGCGCGATCTATTCGGGCGCGCTCGGTTATATTTCTTTTTCCGGAGAAAGCGATCTCGCGATCATCATCCGCACGATCGTGTTCTACGGAGACACCGCATTCCTGCAAGCGGGCGGAGGAGTCGTGTATGATTCCGTCGCCGAATCGGAACTGGAAGAAACCAAAAACAAAATGGCCGCTCTTTTAAAAGCGGTGGAGTTTGCGAGAAACGGACTCAAAGGAGAATGGAAGTAA
- a CDS encoding acyl-CoA dehydrogenase family protein — MEFALSSEQKELRELARKFAKEEMRPRAEHHDHTGEYPIEVLKKAWEIGLMNIHIEPRFNGSGMAELDDVIIGEELFWGCSAMATAILANNLALAPVLLGASDRIKKEFVQPMTEEFKLAAYAVTEPGAGSDVAAIRTSAKKVGDEYIINGSKMWITNAGYADWFFVLTKTDPSAGHKGITGFIVDAKSPGIIMGKKEINMGQKCSDTRGITFEDVKVPAWQMVGREGEGFKIAMGAFDHTRPGVAIGAVGVARAAMEHSINYANTRNTFGRPIMDNQGISFMIAEMARDIEAGRLLCYQAAWMIDNGFRNTYQASIAKMFCADMAMRVCTDAVQVLGGYGFNTEYPVEKLMRDAKIFQIYEGTSQIQRMIVSRFLADGKGIEGPNL, encoded by the coding sequence ATGGAATTTGCCCTTTCCAGCGAACAGAAAGAATTACGCGAACTCGCCCGAAAATTCGCAAAAGAGGAAATGCGTCCTCGCGCGGAACATCACGATCATACGGGAGAATATCCCATTGAAGTCCTAAAGAAAGCCTGGGAAATCGGGCTGATGAACATTCACATCGAACCTCGGTTCAACGGTTCGGGAATGGCGGAACTTGACGATGTTATCATCGGTGAAGAATTATTCTGGGGTTGTTCCGCAATGGCTACCGCAATCCTCGCAAACAATCTCGCGTTAGCTCCGGTTCTCTTAGGAGCGAGCGATCGAATCAAAAAAGAATTCGTTCAACCTATGACGGAAGAATTCAAACTCGCGGCTTATGCGGTAACGGAGCCCGGCGCGGGTTCGGACGTTGCCGCGATCCGCACCTCCGCAAAAAAAGTCGGGGACGAATACATCATCAACGGATCCAAAATGTGGATCACCAACGCCGGTTACGCGGATTGGTTTTTCGTTCTTACCAAAACCGATCCATCCGCGGGTCACAAAGGAATCACGGGATTTATTGTGGATGCCAAATCTCCCGGCATCATCATGGGAAAGAAAGAAATCAACATGGGACAGAAATGTTCCGACACACGAGGAATCACATTCGAAGACGTGAAAGTTCCCGCGTGGCAAATGGTAGGGCGCGAGGGGGAAGGTTTTAAAATTGCGATGGGCGCGTTCGACCACACTCGTCCCGGCGTCGCGATCGGAGCCGTCGGGGTTGCAAGAGCCGCGATGGAACATTCCATCAACTACGCGAACACACGCAATACGTTCGGTCGTCCGATCATGGACAACCAGGGAATTTCCTTTATGATCGCGGAAATGGCGCGCGATATCGAAGCCGGAAGACTTCTTTGTTATCAAGCCGCTTGGATGATCGACAACGGGTTCAGAAACACCTATCAAGCCTCCATCGCGAAGATGTTCTGCGCCGATATGGCTATGAGAGTTTGTACGGACGCCGTTCAAGTTCTGGGCGGATACGGTTTTAACACAGAATATCCGGTTGAAAAATTAATGAGAGACGCTAAGATCTTCCAAATCTACGAAGGAACTTCGCAAATTCAAAGAATGATCGTTTCTCGTTTCCTCGCCGACGGAAAGGGAATCGAGGGACCGAACCTCTGA
- a CDS encoding acetyl-CoA C-acetyltransferase, giving the protein MEEAVILDGIRTPFGNFGGTLKDLSAVDLGVLASKAILEKTGVSPDAIGESIFGNVIPTGKEAIYLARHIGLKTGLPLAVPALTLNRLCGSGMEAIVQAAKKIYLGDADAVLAGGVESMSNAPYVVRNARWGVRYGSAEFEDTLEQGLTDQYVGLIMGQTAENLADQYKISRQEQDEWAATSQTRAEKATNEGRLKEEILPVTIGGKKPVTLEKDEFIKGAAGAEKLGTLKAVFREGGTVTAGNASGLNDGAAATIVTSASYAKKLGKKPLAIIRGYGHAGCDPAKMGIGPAIAIPAALKKAGLKLSDMSLVEVNEAFAAQYLAVQKELGLDPAITNVNGGAVAIGHPLGASGARVTITLAYELRRRKAKYGVASLCIGGGQGIALVLENPEA; this is encoded by the coding sequence ATGGAAGAAGCGGTCATCCTGGACGGTATTAGAACCCCGTTCGGTAATTTTGGAGGAACTCTCAAGGACCTCAGTGCGGTGGATTTGGGAGTTTTGGCTTCGAAAGCAATCTTAGAAAAAACCGGAGTTTCTCCGGATGCGATCGGCGAATCGATTTTCGGAAACGTAATTCCGACCGGTAAGGAAGCGATTTATCTCGCTCGTCATATCGGTTTGAAAACCGGTCTTCCTCTCGCTGTTCCTGCGTTGACGTTGAACCGTCTTTGCGGCTCCGGTATGGAAGCGATCGTGCAGGCGGCTAAGAAGATTTATCTCGGAGATGCGGATGCGGTTCTGGCGGGCGGCGTAGAGTCGATGAGTAACGCGCCTTACGTTGTAAGAAACGCCCGTTGGGGAGTTCGTTACGGTTCCGCCGAATTCGAAGACACTCTCGAACAAGGTCTTACCGATCAGTATGTCGGTTTGATTATGGGTCAAACCGCGGAGAATCTTGCGGACCAATATAAAATCTCCAGACAAGAACAAGACGAGTGGGCGGCGACTTCTCAAACGCGTGCGGAAAAGGCTACGAACGAAGGCCGTTTGAAAGAGGAGATTCTCCCCGTTACGATCGGCGGTAAAAAACCGGTTACATTAGAAAAAGATGAATTTATCAAAGGCGCTGCGGGTGCGGAAAAACTCGGAACCTTAAAAGCGGTTTTCCGCGAGGGTGGAACGGTCACCGCCGGAAACGCTTCCGGTTTGAACGACGGAGCCGCTGCGACGATCGTTACTTCCGCTTCTTATGCGAAGAAGCTCGGTAAAAAACCTCTCGCGATCATTCGCGGTTACGGTCACGCGGGCTGTGATCCTGCAAAGATGGGAATCGGTCCTGCGATCGCGATTCCTGCCGCCTTGAAAAAAGCGGGATTGAAACTTTCCGATATGAGTTTGGTCGAAGTCAACGAAGCGTTTGCGGCTCAGTATCTCGCGGTTCAAAAAGAACTCGGTCTGGATCCGGCGATCACCAACGTGAACGGCGGTGCGGTTGCGATTGGACATCCGCTCGGAGCGTCCGGCGCGAGAGTTACCATCACTTTGGCGTATGAGTTGAGAAGAAGAAAGGCGAAATACGGAGTGGCTTCTCTTTGTATCGGAGGCGGTCAGGGGATCGCTCTCGTTCTGGAAAATCCGGAAGCATAA
- a CDS encoding acetoacetate decarboxylase family protein: MLSQKSQIGSSKAGKGQHFPAPWDLKGEGFLFPLWAKKDYNREMGFFSDEDSKQYKGGLGSLMLVNYETSDVGPYYELLYIPGNFEYKDESYKRITRIFVSSQKSVEEGILNWAIPKERADFVWMKEGNLTKISAYRNGKEFFRVTIATKGFSFPVSTKVLPYTLLQKSPEGYLQTQFIGKGKGRIATIQEIWSDEAVFPDAIKGGMFKTGIHANPFELVFPVAGKVN, encoded by the coding sequence ATCCTTTCTCAAAAATCACAAATCGGTTCTTCCAAAGCGGGCAAGGGACAACACTTTCCTGCGCCTTGGGATTTAAAGGGAGAAGGATTTCTTTTTCCGCTTTGGGCCAAAAAAGATTACAACCGTGAAATGGGATTCTTTTCCGATGAAGATTCCAAACAATACAAGGGCGGCCTCGGTTCTCTGATGCTTGTGAACTACGAGACCAGTGATGTCGGACCTTATTACGAACTTCTTTATATTCCCGGGAACTTCGAATACAAGGACGAGTCCTACAAACGAATCACGAGAATTTTCGTTTCCAGTCAAAAGTCGGTGGAAGAGGGAATTCTCAACTGGGCGATTCCCAAAGAAAGAGCCGACTTCGTTTGGATGAAGGAAGGAAATCTTACGAAAATTTCCGCGTATCGAAACGGAAAAGAATTCTTTCGCGTTACGATCGCGACAAAAGGTTTTTCCTTTCCGGTTTCGACAAAAGTTCTCCCGTACACCCTTTTGCAAAAATCTCCCGAAGGATATCTACAAACTCAGTTTATCGGTAAGGGCAAGGGAAGAATTGCGACCATCCAAGAGATTTGGAGCGACGAGGCGGTGTTCCCCGACGCGATCAAAGGCGGTATGTTCAAAACGGGAATTCATGCGAACCCCTTCGAGCTTGTGTTTCCCGTTGCGGGCAAGGTGAACTGA
- a CDS encoding acyl-CoA desaturase: MVPILILFFVHWFGSVFAQTFFLHRYAAHAMFSMNRNWERFFHFLTMVLQGPSYLNPYGYAVLHRMHHSYSDTEEDPHSPHFSKNAFDMMLKTKKIYDDFAYDRVPANPEFTRDFIPRWKSIDLLGQNWWFRIGFGSLYAFYYMAFVPEVQWAWYLLLPIHWLMGPIHGAIVNWGGHKYGYRNHFKTKDESKNMLPIDVLTMGELYQNNHHGHPTSPNFAYKWWEVDFCFQIMKGLHKVGIINIKRDVWTTQGRVPVSKAA; the protein is encoded by the coding sequence ATGGTCCCTATTTTAATTTTATTTTTTGTCCATTGGTTCGGTTCGGTTTTCGCCCAAACCTTCTTTTTACACAGATACGCCGCTCACGCGATGTTTTCGATGAATCGTAACTGGGAGCGATTCTTCCATTTCTTAACGATGGTTCTACAAGGACCTTCTTACCTGAATCCATATGGATATGCGGTTCTGCATCGTATGCACCATTCTTACAGCGACACGGAAGAAGATCCGCATTCTCCCCATTTTTCCAAGAATGCGTTCGATATGATGCTCAAAACGAAAAAAATCTACGACGACTTCGCTTACGATAGAGTTCCCGCAAACCCCGAATTTACGCGGGATTTTATTCCCCGCTGGAAATCGATCGATCTACTCGGTCAAAATTGGTGGTTCCGGATCGGATTCGGTTCCTTATACGCCTTTTATTACATGGCTTTCGTTCCAGAAGTACAATGGGCTTGGTATTTGTTGCTCCCGATTCATTGGCTGATGGGGCCGATTCACGGCGCAATCGTGAACTGGGGAGGACATAAATACGGCTATCGGAATCATTTTAAGACAAAAGACGAGTCTAAGAATATGTTACCGATCGATGTTTTGACCATGGGAGAATTGTATCAGAACAATCATCACGGTCACCCGACTTCCCCGAACTTCGCATATAAATGGTGGGAAGTGGATTTTTGCTTTCAGATCATGAAGGGGTTGCATAAAGTTGGGATCATAAACATAAAACGAGACGTTTGGACGACTCAGGGAAGGGTTCCGGTTTCCAAAGCGGCTTGA
- a CDS encoding TetR/AcrR family transcriptional regulator — MTTAVRHKRRSRNSLNRENIVQVAMEILQEEGIEGLSMRKIAEKLDCSVASPYSHFKSQEEIIQVLIAKGETELTQLLRNAQRNGKNAFEKLAGIARAYWDFSLNNKELHKVMFNTVHGHMHRKAFPSLPTSYRVFLETIRNGCASHEFKLPKAEYPAIARMMWGWMYGLMVLDLTNMLKRRRGGKDDPLDEGFLYFRRILLGE; from the coding sequence ATGACAACTGCAGTTCGACACAAAAGAAGATCCAGAAACAGCCTAAACCGGGAGAACATCGTACAAGTTGCGATGGAGATCCTACAGGAAGAAGGAATCGAAGGTCTTTCGATGAGAAAGATCGCCGAAAAATTGGACTGCAGCGTCGCAAGTCCCTATTCTCACTTTAAGAGCCAAGAGGAAATCATCCAAGTTCTGATTGCAAAGGGAGAAACCGAACTCACTCAGCTTCTCCGCAACGCGCAAAGGAACGGTAAGAACGCATTCGAAAAGTTAGCCGGAATCGCGAGAGCGTATTGGGATTTTTCATTGAACAATAAGGAACTTCACAAGGTGATGTTCAACACCGTTCACGGTCACATGCACCGTAAAGCGTTCCCTAGTTTACCCACAAGCTATCGCGTGTTTTTGGAAACGATCCGAAACGGATGCGCGAGCCACGAATTCAAACTTCCGAAAGCGGAATATCCCGCCATTGCGAGAATGATGTGGGGTTGGATGTACGGTTTGATGGTATTAGATTTAACGAATATGCTCAAACGCCGCCGCGGCGGAAAAGACGATCCGTTGGATGAAGGCTTTTTATATTTCCGTAGAATTCTTCTCGGCGAATAA